Proteins from a single region of Cystobacter fuscus DSM 2262:
- a CDS encoding MetQ/NlpA family ABC transporter substrate-binding protein, whose product MLRGLFLLVLCVSAVASAQPRVLKVGVTAGPHAQILEVVARVAAKEGLTVKIIEFSDYVQPNEALAAGELDANSFQHQPYLDQQNKDRGYRIVSIARTVTFPIGVYSRKHTSLRQLPKGARVALPNDPTNGGRVLKLLEREKLIQLRKGVGIDASVVDVEANPKQLKFIELDAAQLPRALDDVDAAAINTNYALEAGLSPLKDALVREAAASPYANVLAVRDSQRSRPEFQVLVRAYHSSEVKRFIDETFRGAVVTAW is encoded by the coding sequence ATGCTTCGCGGCTTGTTTCTCCTCGTCCTTTGCGTTTCCGCGGTTGCTTCTGCTCAGCCGCGTGTCTTGAAGGTGGGCGTCACCGCCGGGCCCCATGCACAGATCCTCGAGGTGGTCGCTCGCGTCGCCGCCAAGGAAGGCTTGACGGTGAAGATCATCGAGTTCAGCGACTACGTGCAGCCCAACGAGGCGCTGGCGGCCGGTGAGCTCGACGCCAACAGCTTTCAGCACCAGCCCTACCTTGACCAGCAGAACAAGGACCGCGGCTACCGGATTGTCTCCATCGCGCGCACGGTCACCTTTCCCATCGGTGTCTACTCGCGCAAGCACACCTCGCTGCGGCAACTGCCCAAGGGGGCGCGGGTGGCGCTCCCGAATGATCCCACCAACGGTGGGCGCGTCCTCAAGTTGCTCGAGCGCGAGAAGCTCATCCAGTTGCGCAAGGGGGTGGGGATCGACGCCAGCGTCGTCGATGTCGAAGCCAACCCGAAACAGCTCAAGTTCATCGAACTCGATGCCGCGCAGCTCCCTCGCGCGCTCGACGATGTGGACGCGGCGGCGATCAACACCAACTACGCGCTCGAAGCGGGACTCAGTCCCCTGAAGGACGCGCTGGTGAGAGAGGCCGCTGCCTCTCCGTATGCCAACGTGCTCGCCGTGCGCGACAGCCAGCGCTCCCGTCCCGAGTTCCAGGTCCTGGTCCGGGCGTACCACTCGTCCGAGGTCAAGCGCTTCATCGACGAGACGTTTCGCGGCGCCGTCGTGACGGCCTGGTAG
- a CDS encoding sensor histidine kinase, giving the protein MSRAATFLLRVALMTACLLPPASVLAAEAPPPEAHSLAHMHHTAWTERDGAPGNAYGLAQTPDGMLWIGSPLGLYRFDGVRFELYTAPDTGRPLTDEAYRLYVGRSGELWIGLQLGGICVLREGVLTRYGQEDGLSPSTVTDFAQDLEGNVWASTAGGLYRFDGRRWQAVEEGGLKQDSNVQTVTVDSRGTVWAATSFQIFARPRGAAHFAPVSMPRDAAGGERNLLGGINVCVDGAGEPWFAIVTGGLMPLADRQRWFDGKSFGSASAETQGMCLFDRQGGVWIALEEGLARLPSASALAGAPGAGPFADVQRTSSAVRLSGSTVNVLFEDREGNVWVLTNAGMDRFRRNKAVPALPEGPQWPNVALASAADGGLWIGTSRHGLFLRDASGQVRGPLDGPAPHKSILVLHRDRAGDLWIGKVGELWRLAGGQPEGRLERIEPPVDIGNRGSAVQAIAEDSEGGLWMSFRGLGVHRWKDGQWSAKGGVADLPNDTVVSIETDPAGRVWLGYFGNRLARVEHGRARMLGPSEGLQVGNVAALRPWGERLWVGGNAGVALHAQGRFHALVPSSGPALLGVSGLARTAEGELWIHGAGGAVRVPREEVEAFARDPAHAVQVERFTADDGLEGSPEPLGPIPTLLLGEDGQLWLPTSTQLFRIDPRRIARNPFAPSVRIGTVTAAGTDYAASEGLRLPALTTSFEIDYTAFSLTLPERVRFRYQLEGVDPGWREAGNRRRAFYTNVGPGSYRFRVTAANNDGVWNDTGAVFTFTVRPAFHQTLWFYALCALAAAALLWGIYQLRLRQVAAQLRARLEARSQERERIARELHDTLLQGTQGLILSIQGLAAELPEANPTRGRIEAVLDRADLVVEEARDRVRDLRAEYTADQDLPRAFALLGEELARERSTRFGVLVKGTPRDMPDTVRDEAYRIGREAILNAFAHARAQAIEVEFVYETGAFLLRVRDDGTGIDGEVLAQGSRPGHWGLVGMHERAQRLGGQLELWSRAGAGTEVQLRLPAVIAYAAVARRKPG; this is encoded by the coding sequence ATGAGTCGAGCCGCTACGTTCCTGCTGCGCGTTGCCCTGATGACGGCGTGCCTGTTGCCCCCCGCATCGGTCCTCGCCGCCGAGGCGCCGCCGCCCGAAGCCCACTCCCTGGCGCACATGCACCACACGGCGTGGACCGAGCGTGACGGCGCGCCGGGCAATGCCTACGGTCTCGCGCAGACGCCGGACGGCATGCTGTGGATCGGCTCGCCGCTCGGCCTGTACCGCTTCGACGGCGTGCGCTTCGAGCTCTACACCGCGCCCGACACGGGCCGCCCACTCACCGACGAAGCCTACCGCCTCTACGTCGGCCGCTCGGGCGAGCTGTGGATCGGCCTGCAACTGGGCGGCATCTGCGTGCTGCGCGAGGGGGTGCTCACGCGCTACGGCCAGGAGGATGGCCTCTCCCCGAGCACCGTGACCGACTTCGCGCAGGACCTGGAGGGCAACGTGTGGGCCTCCACCGCGGGCGGCCTGTACCGCTTCGACGGCCGGCGCTGGCAGGCCGTCGAGGAAGGCGGGCTGAAACAGGACAGCAACGTGCAGACCGTGACGGTGGACTCGCGCGGCACGGTGTGGGCGGCCACCTCGTTCCAGATTTTCGCGCGGCCGCGCGGCGCGGCGCATTTCGCGCCGGTGTCGATGCCGCGCGACGCCGCCGGCGGCGAGCGCAACCTGCTCGGCGGCATCAACGTCTGCGTGGATGGCGCGGGTGAGCCCTGGTTCGCCATCGTGACCGGGGGCCTCATGCCATTGGCCGACCGCCAGCGGTGGTTCGACGGCAAGAGCTTCGGCAGCGCGAGCGCCGAGACGCAGGGCATGTGCCTGTTCGATCGCCAAGGCGGCGTATGGATCGCGCTGGAGGAAGGCCTGGCGCGGCTGCCGTCGGCGAGCGCGCTGGCCGGGGCGCCAGGGGCCGGGCCGTTCGCGGACGTGCAGCGCACCAGCTCCGCCGTGCGTCTGAGCGGGAGCACCGTGAACGTTCTGTTCGAAGACCGAGAAGGCAACGTCTGGGTGCTCACCAACGCTGGCATGGACCGCTTCCGCCGGAACAAGGCGGTGCCCGCGCTGCCCGAAGGTCCCCAGTGGCCCAACGTCGCGCTCGCCTCCGCCGCCGACGGCGGGCTGTGGATCGGTACGAGCCGCCACGGCCTCTTTCTGCGCGACGCCTCGGGACAGGTGCGGGGTCCGCTGGACGGCCCGGCGCCGCACAAGTCGATCCTCGTGCTGCACCGCGACCGCGCGGGCGACCTGTGGATCGGCAAGGTCGGCGAGCTGTGGCGCCTGGCCGGCGGCCAGCCGGAGGGCCGTCTGGAGCGCATCGAGCCGCCCGTCGACATCGGCAATCGCGGCAGCGCCGTGCAGGCCATCGCCGAGGACAGCGAGGGCGGCTTGTGGATGTCCTTCCGCGGCCTGGGCGTGCACCGCTGGAAGGACGGCCAATGGAGCGCCAAGGGCGGCGTGGCCGACCTGCCCAATGACACGGTGGTGAGCATCGAGACGGATCCGGCCGGGCGCGTCTGGCTCGGCTACTTCGGCAACCGGCTCGCCCGTGTGGAGCACGGCCGCGCGCGGATGCTGGGTCCGTCCGAGGGACTACAGGTCGGCAATGTCGCCGCGCTGCGGCCCTGGGGCGAGCGGCTGTGGGTGGGCGGCAACGCGGGCGTGGCACTCCATGCGCAAGGCCGCTTCCACGCCCTGGTGCCCTCCAGTGGCCCCGCCTTGCTCGGCGTGTCCGGCCTCGCGCGGACGGCCGAGGGCGAACTGTGGATCCACGGCGCGGGCGGCGCGGTGCGCGTGCCGCGCGAGGAGGTGGAGGCCTTCGCGCGTGACCCCGCCCATGCCGTGCAGGTGGAGCGCTTCACGGCGGACGACGGGCTGGAGGGCTCGCCCGAACCGCTCGGTCCCATTCCCACCCTCCTGCTGGGCGAGGACGGCCAGTTGTGGCTGCCCACCTCCACCCAGCTCTTTCGCATCGACCCGCGGCGCATCGCGCGCAATCCGTTCGCGCCCAGCGTGCGCATCGGTACGGTGACGGCGGCGGGCACGGACTACGCGGCCAGCGAGGGCCTGCGGCTGCCGGCGCTCACCACCTCCTTCGAGATCGACTACACCGCGTTCAGCCTCACCCTGCCCGAGCGCGTGCGCTTCCGCTACCAGCTCGAGGGCGTGGACCCGGGCTGGCGGGAGGCTGGCAACCGGCGGCGCGCATTCTACACCAACGTGGGGCCGGGCTCGTATCGCTTCCGCGTGACGGCCGCCAACAACGACGGCGTGTGGAACGACACCGGCGCCGTCTTCACCTTCACGGTGCGGCCCGCCTTCCACCAGACCCTGTGGTTCTACGCGCTGTGCGCGCTGGCCGCCGCGGCGCTGCTGTGGGGCATCTATCAGTTGCGGCTGCGCCAGGTGGCCGCGCAGTTGCGCGCGCGGTTGGAGGCGCGCTCGCAGGAGCGTGAGCGCATCGCGCGCGAGCTGCACGACACGCTGCTGCAGGGCACGCAGGGCCTCATCCTCAGCATCCAGGGACTGGCCGCCGAGCTGCCCGAGGCGAACCCCACGCGCGGCAGGATCGAGGCGGTGCTGGACCGCGCCGACCTGGTGGTGGAGGAAGCGCGCGACCGCGTGCGCGACCTGCGCGCCGAATACACCGCCGACCAGGACCTGCCGCGAGCCTTCGCCCTGCTGGGCGAAGAGCTCGCGCGCGAGCGTTCCACGCGCTTCGGCGTGCTCGTCAAAGGCACGCCGCGCGACATGCCGGATACCGTGCGCGACGAGGCCTACCGCATCGGCCGCGAGGCGATTCTCAATGCCTTCGCGCATGCACGGGCCCAGGCCATCGAGGTGGAGTTCGTCTACGAGACAGGCGCCTTCCTGCTGCGTGTGCGCGACGACGGCACGGGCATCGACGGGGAGGTGTTGGCGCAGGGCTCGCGGCCCGGGCACTGGGGCCTCGTGGGCATGCACGAGCGCGCGCAGCGCCTGGGCGGGCAGCTGGAGCTGTGGAGCCGCGCGGGCGCGGGCACCGAGGTGCAGCTGCGCCTGCCGGCGGTGATTGCCTACGCGGCGGTGGCGAGGCGCAAGCCTGGGTAG
- a CDS encoding methionine ABC transporter ATP-binding protein encodes MIRLRNLVKTFSTAKGAERALDGVSLEISKGERFGIIGRSGAGKTTLLRTINLLERPEQGSVEIDGSDLTRLDEPALALARRDIGMVFQNFGLLSRRTVAGNVALPLELAGHSRADIVPRVRSLLARVGLKDKEEAWPSQLSGGQKQRVGIARALATSPKLLLCDEATSALDPETTTQILELLRELNEELGLTIVFVTHEGDVVRRLADQVAVMEGGRIVEQGRVFDIFTRPLSKTARSFAAELGASPIPEALRFEAKSRSGLGAATLITLAVPDESAHEALVSELVRRFELNVDVVAGRIEHIQGRRWGSLSLLASGEPERMGAAIHFLRERRIGVEVLGHVAGDA; translated from the coding sequence GTGATTCGGCTGCGAAATCTGGTGAAGACCTTCTCCACCGCGAAGGGAGCGGAGAGGGCGCTCGACGGAGTCTCGCTGGAGATCTCCAAGGGCGAGAGGTTCGGGATCATCGGGCGCAGCGGCGCGGGCAAGACGACGCTCTTGAGGACCATCAACCTGCTCGAACGGCCGGAGCAGGGCTCCGTGGAGATTGATGGGAGTGACCTGACGCGGCTCGACGAACCGGCGCTGGCCCTTGCGAGACGCGACATCGGAATGGTGTTCCAGAACTTCGGGTTGCTCTCGCGGCGGACCGTGGCCGGGAACGTCGCCTTGCCGCTCGAGCTGGCTGGCCACTCGCGCGCGGACATTGTTCCGCGGGTGCGCTCGCTGCTGGCGCGGGTGGGACTGAAGGACAAGGAAGAGGCGTGGCCGTCGCAGCTCAGCGGAGGCCAGAAGCAACGCGTGGGGATCGCGCGGGCGCTCGCCACGTCTCCCAAGCTGCTCTTGTGCGACGAGGCCACCTCGGCGCTCGATCCGGAGACGACGACGCAGATCCTCGAGTTGCTGCGCGAGCTCAACGAGGAGCTGGGGCTGACCATCGTCTTCGTCACGCATGAGGGAGACGTCGTCAGGCGGCTCGCGGACCAGGTCGCGGTCATGGAGGGCGGTCGAATCGTCGAGCAGGGTCGCGTCTTCGACATCTTCACGCGGCCCCTCTCGAAGACCGCGCGGAGCTTCGCCGCGGAGCTGGGTGCCTCGCCCATTCCGGAGGCGCTTCGGTTCGAAGCGAAGAGTCGATCGGGCCTCGGAGCGGCCACGTTGATCACCCTGGCGGTGCCCGACGAGTCCGCGCACGAGGCGCTGGTCAGCGAGCTGGTGCGGCGGTTCGAACTCAACGTCGACGTGGTGGCCGGGCGCATCGAGCATATCCAGGGCCGCAGATGGGGAAGCCTGTCCCTGTTGGCCTCGGGCGAGCCCGAGCGGATGGGCGCGGCGATCCACTTCCTGCGCGAACGTCGCATTGGAGTCGAGGTACTCGGCCATGTCGCCGGCGATGCTTGA
- a CDS encoding methionine ABC transporter permease, translating to MSPAMLELLGNSLLETLVMVGVSSVLAVAAGLPLGVGLLLTAPGHLYERPWLHRVLALIVNATRSTPFIILMVSIIPLTRLLVGTAIGTRAAIVPLAFAAAPFVARLFETALQAVDRELIDAARSLGATRWQIVWKVLLHEALPGLIAAVTVMVISLIGSSAMAGAVGGGGLGDLGIRYGYQRFQPWVMAAVVVVLMVLVNAVQLAGDVLVRRLSRK from the coding sequence ATGTCGCCGGCGATGCTTGAGTTGCTGGGGAATTCCCTCCTGGAGACGCTGGTGATGGTGGGCGTGTCCAGCGTGCTCGCGGTCGCCGCCGGGCTGCCACTTGGAGTCGGGCTGTTGCTGACCGCTCCCGGCCACCTCTACGAGCGGCCGTGGCTCCACCGGGTCCTCGCGCTCATCGTGAACGCCACCCGCTCCACGCCGTTCATCATCCTCATGGTCAGCATCATTCCGCTGACACGGCTCCTGGTGGGCACTGCCATTGGCACTCGCGCGGCGATCGTTCCGTTGGCCTTCGCCGCGGCCCCGTTCGTGGCGCGGCTCTTCGAGACGGCGCTCCAGGCAGTGGATCGCGAGCTGATTGACGCGGCCCGCTCCCTGGGGGCGACCCGCTGGCAGATCGTCTGGAAGGTGCTGCTCCACGAAGCGCTGCCTGGCCTGATCGCCGCGGTCACCGTCATGGTCATCAGCCTGATCGGCTCCTCGGCGATGGCCGGTGCGGTGGGCGGCGGCGGGCTGGGAGATCTCGGCATCCGCTATGGGTACCAGCGCTTCCAGCCGTGGGTGATGGCCGCCGTGGTGGTGGTGTTGATGGTGCTGGTCAATGCGGTTCAACTCGCCGGCGATGTCCTCGTGCGCCGGCTCTCGCGAAAGTAG
- a CDS encoding patatin-like phospholipase family protein yields MGPAPSGAEKWPWENLVFEGGGVKGVAYSGALQVLEEEGIYPNRIKRVSGASVGSLCATWTALGFPAQEMASILKSTDFTWLMQDARMGMLGGLFNIFRSYGMNPGARLLEFVGEHLASRTGSKDVTFAQLLERTGRELCVPITNVSRMNIEYCHPKTTPNMPVRVAVTVSMSLPVLMRPYRVFRTLGTGSNSWNEEDLYTDGGVLNNYPLRAFDGWWLSMRPEDTFLRRLRPFSQIEQLADPAKTFFPPNPATLGFTAFNADDQDLTSAWLADGASPPPRPDTKLSRARKAIDVAIQKRDARIADLESAFGRLLEALANVERSGDGRISRKECEELFTSGKFTNEDAVLLFGSTHVQDIFTQLDESKDGFVDMGELQKFMDARNVDLTTRLMGGFRTRKTLSVGDFMSGLLNTILASSQRKDMAPTDRNRTVPIYTDYIGTSDFRLMPADYDFLVESGARYTRAFLNAYALSNQAATAGRSG; encoded by the coding sequence ATGGGTCCGGCTCCGAGCGGAGCGGAGAAGTGGCCCTGGGAAAACCTCGTCTTCGAGGGAGGTGGCGTCAAGGGCGTCGCGTACTCTGGAGCCCTCCAGGTCCTCGAGGAGGAAGGCATCTACCCCAATCGCATCAAGCGGGTCTCGGGCGCGAGCGTCGGGAGCCTGTGCGCGACCTGGACCGCGCTGGGGTTCCCAGCGCAGGAGATGGCTAGCATCTTGAAGTCGACCGACTTCACCTGGCTCATGCAGGACGCGCGCATGGGAATGCTCGGCGGACTCTTCAATATCTTTCGTTCTTACGGGATGAACCCTGGCGCGCGCCTGCTCGAGTTCGTCGGAGAGCATCTCGCTTCGCGGACAGGCTCCAAGGACGTGACCTTCGCGCAGCTCCTCGAGCGGACCGGCCGGGAGCTGTGCGTGCCGATCACCAATGTCTCCCGGATGAACATCGAGTACTGCCATCCCAAGACGACGCCGAACATGCCGGTGCGGGTCGCCGTCACCGTCAGCATGTCACTCCCGGTGCTCATGCGGCCCTACCGGGTCTTCCGGACGCTCGGTACGGGCAGTAATTCCTGGAACGAGGAAGACCTCTACACGGACGGCGGTGTTCTCAACAACTACCCCTTGCGCGCCTTCGATGGTTGGTGGCTCTCGATGCGTCCCGAGGACACCTTCCTGCGCCGGCTGCGGCCCTTCTCGCAGATCGAGCAGCTCGCCGATCCGGCGAAGACGTTCTTTCCGCCCAACCCGGCGACGCTGGGGTTCACCGCGTTCAATGCCGATGACCAGGATCTCACGTCCGCCTGGCTCGCCGACGGCGCCAGCCCGCCGCCCCGCCCGGATACCAAGCTCTCCCGGGCGCGCAAGGCGATCGATGTCGCCATCCAGAAGCGGGACGCGAGGATCGCGGACCTGGAGAGCGCCTTCGGCAGGCTCCTGGAGGCCCTGGCCAACGTCGAGCGCAGCGGAGACGGGCGGATCAGCCGGAAGGAGTGCGAGGAGCTCTTCACGAGCGGCAAGTTCACGAACGAGGACGCCGTCCTGCTCTTTGGCTCGACCCACGTGCAGGACATCTTCACGCAGCTCGACGAGAGCAAGGATGGCTTCGTGGACATGGGGGAGTTGCAGAAGTTCATGGACGCGCGCAACGTCGACCTCACCACCCGCCTGATGGGAGGCTTTCGGACGAGGAAGACCCTCTCCGTGGGCGACTTCATGTCGGGCCTGCTCAACACCATCCTCGCCTCCAGTCAGCGCAAGGACATGGCGCCAACGGACCGCAACCGCACGGTGCCGATCTATACCGACTACATCGGCACGTCGGACTTCCGCCTCATGCCGGCCGACTACGACTTCCTGGTGGAGTCGGGTGCGCGTTACACCCGGGCCTTCCTGAATGCCTACGCGCTGTCGAACCAGGCCGCCACGGCGGGCCGGAGCGGGTAG
- a CDS encoding spermidine synthase, which translates to MSESTTVVHEADSPFGPVYVVDVGDQRSLRFDSPEGTLQSAILKSDPLAVPISYVRVATAGLALTQGRSRLLVVGLGGGSFPMLLHRLLPRRARIDVVELNPVVVDTARRFFGVREDHRLLIHVDEGSRFMTRQGPRYDLIFLDAFSDRGTPDHLKESRAFFEDVRHRLSFGGVAVLNIALEDPRNVAKRIETFASAFEDCAMLRGASQYGNLILVGTLEPLPSEPLFRQRLWRLARELDFPELAESVVSFKRVSG; encoded by the coding sequence GTGAGCGAATCAACAACAGTGGTCCACGAGGCCGACTCGCCCTTCGGGCCCGTGTACGTCGTGGACGTGGGCGACCAGCGCTCGCTGCGTTTCGACAGCCCGGAGGGCACCCTCCAGAGCGCCATTCTCAAGAGCGATCCGCTGGCGGTCCCCATCAGCTACGTGCGCGTGGCCACCGCCGGGCTCGCGCTCACCCAAGGCCGCTCTCGACTCCTGGTGGTGGGCCTCGGCGGAGGCTCGTTTCCCATGCTTCTGCACCGGCTCCTGCCCCGCAGGGCACGGATCGACGTGGTGGAGCTCAACCCGGTGGTGGTGGATACGGCCCGGCGCTTCTTCGGCGTCCGCGAGGACCACCGGCTCCTCATCCATGTGGATGAGGGCTCCCGCTTCATGACGCGGCAGGGCCCTCGTTACGATCTCATCTTCCTGGATGCCTTCTCGGACCGTGGCACTCCGGACCACCTGAAGGAATCGCGCGCGTTCTTCGAGGATGTCCGGCACAGACTCTCGTTCGGGGGCGTGGCGGTGCTCAACATCGCGCTGGAGGATCCACGCAACGTGGCGAAGCGCATCGAGACCTTCGCCAGCGCCTTCGAGGACTGCGCGATGCTGCGAGGCGCCTCGCAGTACGGCAACCTCATCCTGGTGGGCACGCTGGAGCCCCTCCCCTCCGAGCCCCTGTTCCGGCAGCGACTCTGGCGGCTCGCGCGCGAGCTGGATTTCCCGGAGCTCGCGGAGAGCGTGGTGTCCTTCAAGCGCGTCTCGGGCTGA
- a CDS encoding methyltransferase, with the protein MNHQDRLEALTDLLRPWSELWSRSILQNWPESGAAYLESWLPYAESLDEEGERRLDDGELPGEPPRSLHSLVLALRELTALPWHEGVRRLTTADAQGLNAKKAHEIERVLALLGPRTQTIRQAVDIGGGMGHLARLCVRTFDWTFHSIDRDAALQEKGRDWLRRARTLPREKLCFIHSSVEDGPQREIDPLFSGQDRVSIGLHTCGSLALTQIRKSQQAGLLLNFGCCYDQMDAARDYPVSRFGKAHGLPITRRALFLATRGRHHKTEAEFALMKRVNQQRFALDLLLRRKFPALGFVRAGDAPKKLYAESFAAYARDRLERLRLDVGMTDAELNSFESSARAETRRIFLCHLLRDRFARALEIVILLDRALLLEEMGFQVELLQVFEPRLSPRNIALIASRAEPSANIRIAPAQQPLRI; encoded by the coding sequence ATGAACCATCAAGATCGGCTCGAAGCGCTCACCGACCTGCTCAGGCCGTGGTCCGAGCTCTGGTCTCGTTCCATCCTCCAGAATTGGCCGGAGTCCGGAGCCGCTTATCTCGAATCCTGGCTGCCCTACGCTGAATCGCTCGACGAAGAGGGCGAACGAAGGCTGGATGATGGGGAGCTTCCAGGTGAGCCGCCCCGGTCGCTGCATTCGCTCGTGCTCGCGCTTCGAGAACTGACAGCGCTGCCCTGGCATGAAGGCGTTCGACGTCTGACGACCGCCGACGCGCAGGGACTCAATGCCAAGAAGGCCCATGAGATCGAACGGGTCCTCGCCCTGCTCGGACCGAGAACCCAAACGATTCGTCAGGCGGTCGACATCGGTGGCGGCATGGGACATCTCGCTCGTCTCTGTGTCAGGACTTTCGATTGGACCTTCCACAGCATCGATCGTGATGCCGCTTTGCAGGAGAAAGGCCGGGACTGGCTGCGAAGGGCCCGGACCCTGCCGCGGGAAAAGCTGTGTTTCATCCACTCCTCCGTCGAAGACGGGCCACAGCGCGAGATTGATCCGCTCTTTTCCGGTCAGGATCGGGTCTCCATTGGTCTACACACCTGCGGGTCGCTCGCGCTGACGCAGATTCGCAAGAGCCAGCAGGCAGGACTCCTCCTGAACTTTGGTTGCTGCTACGACCAGATGGATGCCGCACGGGACTACCCTGTCTCCCGCTTCGGCAAGGCGCATGGACTTCCCATCACCCGACGTGCCCTGTTCCTGGCGACGCGTGGACGACACCACAAGACCGAGGCGGAGTTCGCGCTGATGAAGCGCGTCAACCAGCAACGGTTCGCGCTCGATCTCCTGCTGAGGCGGAAGTTTCCCGCGCTCGGCTTCGTGCGGGCGGGGGATGCACCCAAGAAGCTCTATGCCGAGAGTTTCGCGGCCTATGCGCGTGATCGCCTGGAGCGCCTGCGACTCGATGTCGGCATGACGGACGCCGAGCTGAATTCCTTCGAATCGTCCGCTCGCGCCGAGACGCGACGCATCTTCCTCTGTCATCTGCTGAGGGATCGCTTCGCGAGAGCCCTGGAGATCGTGATTCTGCTCGATCGCGCGCTCCTCCTCGAGGAGATGGGCTTCCAGGTCGAACTCCTGCAGGTCTTCGAACCGCGCCTGTCCCCACGCAACATCGCCCTCATCGCGTCGAGGGCGGAGCCTTCGGCGAACATCCGGATCGCTCCTGCCCAACAGCCTCTCAGGATTTGA